In Lacinutrix sp. Bg11-31, the DNA window TAGTAATAATATTGTTACTGTAGTTAATACTGCAGATAGTACTACAGATACCATAACTGTAGGTTCTAAGCCAGATGAAATGGCTATTAATAATCAAGGAGATTTAGTAGTATTATCTGGAGGTAACGAAAGTTGGACAGGAAATGAAACACAGGCTTCAATTACTAAAATAGATATGTCGGACAATTCAATTATTTCTACTTTTACTTTTGCAGATGGTGAGCATCCAGGTTTAATGGCTTACGATAATGGTATAGCATATTACATATTAAACAATGAAGTATATGGTTTAATAGATGCTGCTACAGCATTACCAGCAACGTCTTTATTTTCTATTACGGCAAGTTCTGCTTATGGCTTGTCTGTTAAAAATAATGAGTTGTTTGTTGCAGATTCAATTTTTACTGAAAATAGTACTTTATTAGTTTATGATATAGTAACAGGAACAGAAACGAATAGTTTTTCTGTTGGAATAGGAGCTTCAAAAATCTATTTTAACTAATAAGTTATAATTTAATTAATCAATATCTAAATACAAATTAACCTACGAAAAGCCTGTATTTTGCAGGCTTTTCGTATTTAGTATAAATCACAAAACCAAAACCCGGTTTTTTCATTTTCAGTATTAGGTGTATCGTATTCTCTATATATTTTCTCTCCAATAGAGAAGGGAACAGGTGTTGTAAAAATTGGACCATCGTAACAAAAGGTATGGAATTCACCATTTTCTCCACAAACATCTACATCTTCGGGTAAGTTTTCTATAAGTTCTTTTGTTAGGGTTTTACCAACAAAGTCTTCAGATAGGTGTTTTGCGCTAGCACATACTACTATTGCTTTAAACCCAAGATCTAAAAATTCTGTAATAAGTGCTTTGGTATCTCTTTTCCAAAGCGGAAACACTGTAGAAATACCTACTTTACTTAAATTAGTTTCTCGATATGCTTTTAAGTCTTCTAAAAAAATATCGCCAAAAACACTGTGTGTAAATCCTTCAGCTTTTAAACGACTTATAGCTTGAGTCATTATTGTTTCGTAATCTTCCATACTCGGCTGTTCAGGAAGATTAATAGTTTGAAGCGGTATCTCTAATAATTCGGCCTGTTTAATTAATAATGAGACTGGCAAGCCATGCATGGTTACTCTATTATAATGTGAATTAACAGAGGTGACTAGTTTTTCTACGGTAAAACGCTCGTCTTTAAGTAAGTGGTATAATGCTAAGGCAGAGTCTTTTCCAGTACTCCAATTAAAATATGTTTTATTACTCAATATACATTTCCTTAGAATGAGGTAATAAATCGTTGCTATCAAATATAGTTTTAGAAACTTTACCTTTTTTAGTGCTTGCAACTTTATTAGTAGCAGCAATATGTGCTAAAGCTTCAGCTAAAAGAGGCTCGTTTACATTACCTAAAACACCATAATTGTTTACTTGTTCTTCTATTTCAATTAAAGGGTTTAAGCCTTCTGCAGGTACTTGATCATCATTTTTATTTACAGTAATCGCAACTAGAGGTTGCATAGCATAAGTATGTCTAGGATCTGGTTGAGATCTTGTAAAATCTGGAGAATCGTATAATGTAATAGAAGCTTGAGATTTACCAACAGTCTGCGTTCCAATTTGAATAACCTCTATATAAGCATCTAAACTATTAATAACCATTTCACTAGCCGAAGCCGACGATCCTGTTGCTAAAACATACACCTTATTTAGGTTTAAGTTATTAAGCGTAGAACCGTTGTTATTATCTACAAATGTGTAATTAAAGTTGTTGCCTTGTTGTTGGCTATTGTATTTTAATTTTGCAAAAACTTGACCAGTATTACTTCCTGTAACTAAACTACCTAAAAGCGTTGCCGTATTTACAGAACCTCCGGGATTATAACGTAAATCGAGAACCAAATGCTGTACATTATTTGCTTGAAATGCGCCAAAAGCGCTATTTAAAGCGTTATTAAAATTACTAACAAAACCATTGTACATAAGGTAACCTACATTTTCACCTTCTACTTGAAGTATTTCTGTTTTAAAAACAGGGTTTTCTGTGTATTGTATTTTAGAAAGTGCAACAGTATTTGTTGTAGCATCAATAGTATCATCGTTTGTTCCTGAAGTGCCATTGTCGTTATATTCGGCAAAATTTAAGGTGTAATTATTTTGACCTAAAAGTGTTCTCCAATTACTAATGGTTAGTTGTGTACCATTTACTGCATTAAATAAATCGCCTCTTTGTAACCCGTTAGTTTCTGCACTTGTATTTGGTAATATAAAACGAACCACACCATAAAGTTCATTTCCTCCTGGAGTGTAACGTTTAAGCCCAAATTCCATTCCGTTAGATTTTGTAATACCATCAAATTGCTGTTCAAGTGCAATATAGTCGTCTGTTATCCAGCTAAATCTATCAGTATTTGTTCTGTCGTAAATTAAACTTTCGAATAAAGATTCAGGTGAATTAAAACCATTTAAATAGCTGCTAAAATTACTGCTATTGGCTTTGTCTTCAATTAAATTAGGAACACTATCTTTATATAAGTAGTAAGAATCTAATCCACTGTAAACAAATTCGTTTATATCTAATGTGCTAATTGGATTATCGTCTAAATCTTCAAAACAACTAGTAAAAAGTAGAGGTAGCAGTAGGGTAGCAAGAATTATCTTGGGCGTTTTCATATATGGTAATGTTTTCTTTTTCAGCTTAAAAGTACTTACTTTTAATTTAATAAAATATTTTTTGAAAATAAATTGTAACAAAATAGAAACACGTTCGTCGTAATAACATAAACCAACCAATTAAATGACACAGTTAGAGTTTTTAAATATTGTGACGCCTTTTAAAGATAAGGTCTTTAGACTAGCAAAAAGATTGCTTGTGTCTAGAGAAGAGGCAGAAGATGCTACTCAAGAAGTCTTAATAAAACTGTGGAAGAATAAAACGAAGATAAAAGACTATAAAAATGTTGAAGCGTTTTCAATGACCATGACAAAGAATTTTTGTTACGATAAATTAAAATCTAAGCAAGCACAGAATTTAAAAATTGTGCATAGTAATTATCAAGACCATAGCATTTCGCTTCAAAAAGAAGTAGAATTAAATGATAGTATTGATTGGGTTGGTAAAATAATGGAATCACTACCAGAACAACAAAAAATGGTAGTACAATTAAGAGATATAGAGCAATACGATTTTAAAGAGATTGCCGAAATGCTTGATATGAATGAGACAGCAATACGTGTCGCTTTATCAAGAGCAAGAAAAACAATAAGAGAAAAATTAACAAATACACACAATTATGGTGTTAAATAATATAGAAAACTTACTAGAAAAGTACGAAAACGGCGAGACATCACTAAAGGAAGAGCAGCAGTTAAAAGACTATTTTTCGCAAGAAACTGTAGCGCCACATTTAGAAATGTATAAGCCAATGTTTAACTATTTTTTGGTAAGCCAAAAAGAACAGTTTACTAAACAACTACCACTAGAAACTAAAAAAGTATTAAATTTTAAGTGGTTATCTGTTGCAGCAGTTGCGGTTCTTATGTTATCTATTTATGTTTTTAAACCTGATAATTTAGGTAAAACAACTATAACAGATGCAGAAAAAGTTGAAATTAATAATGCTAAAGAAGCCTTAACGATCATGTCTAAACACTTTAATAAAGGCACTGCTCAAGTAGGTTATTTAGGCGTAATTAATAAAGCTGGCACACAAGTTGACTATCTAAAAGAAATAACGAATCCTATGGATCGCTTATTTAAAAGGTAATTAACCTAAAATGAATTAAAAATTGAAAGTGCATCAAACTTAAAATAATGCAAAAGCATTTTACATTACTAACAATTAAAACGAAAAAAAATGAACCGAGCGCAAAACGAATTTAAATACTAAAAACAAATTCTAACACGCGAACACATTTTTACATTAATAACAAATAAAAACGAAAAAAATGAACACAATAAATAAATTAAACACTATGAAAAAATCAATAATTGTATTTGCTTTTGCAATACTATTAATGCCATTAACAGCAATGGCTCAAAGCGATATATTTGATAAGTATAGCGATAACGATAATGTAACATATGCCTCTATTAAGCCTAAAATGTTTCAAATGTTGGCAAAAATTAATGTGCAAACAGACGATAAAGAAGCACAAGAGTTTATGGATATGGTAAAAAGTATTACTAGTTTTAAAACTCTAGCTACAGACGATAAAGCTGTTGCAGGAGATATTGCAAAATGGGTAAAGTCTCGTTCTAGTTCTCTTGAAGAATTAATGGAAATTAAAGACGATGGTGTAGTTGTAAGATTCTATGTTAAAGAAGGTAAAAACGAAGATCACGTTGCAGAGCTTTTAATGTTTGTAAATGGCTTAGACGCTATTACTAAAGACTTAGAAGTTTCTGTTAATGGTAAGAAAAGAGGAATGGAATCTGTATTGGTTTCTTTTGTTGGAGATATCGATTTAAATCAATTGTCTAAACTTATTAATGCTTTCGATTTACCAGGAGGAAAAGAGTTAGATAAGAAAAATAATAAGTAAGCATTCTAAAAATTATCAATCATAAAATCATAAATCCTATGAAATCAATTATAAAAACCGTTTGCTTTAGTCTATTCTTAGCACTTGCTTTAGTAAGTTGTAAAGACGAAGCTTCAATACAAAACTACTTTGTAGAGCATCAAGATTTACCAGAATTTTTAACCATAGACCTATCAGCAAAAATGATAGATATTTCTAAAGTTGAATTAAACGAAGAAGAAAAAGTTGTTTACAATTCTTTTGAAAAGGTTAATATTTTAGCATATAAAGCTAAAGATGTAAGTAAAGAGAACTATACTCAAGAATTAGAAAAAGTGAAAACTATTTTTAAAAATAAAAAGTATAGTGAGCTAATGGAATTCAGCGATAATGGCATGAAGTTTAGAGTTAATACTATTGGAGACGATGATGCTGTAGATGAATTTTTAGTCTTAGCAAGCTCTAACGAATTTGGGTTTGCAGTTGTAAGAGTTTTAGGAGATGATATGAAGCCTGAAAAACTATATCAACTAATATCACAAATGCAAAATGCAGATGTAGATGGAAATCAACTTCAAAAAGTTATGGATTATTTTAAAGGATAAACTGTGATTTATATAGTAATAAAAAAGGCTTATCTCTCGATAAGCCTTTTTTTATTTGTGTAAAAAAGTATTTTAAATACCTGTATAATTACTTGGCGAAATAGCTTTTAATTCTGTTTTAATAGCATCGCTAACTTCTAGAGTATCAATAAAATTTGAAATAGACGTTTTAGTAATCGCTTCGTTAGTTCTTGTTAAACCTTTTAAAGCTTCATAAGGATTAGGATAGGCTTCACGACGTAAAATAGTCTGAATCGCTTCTGCAACTACAGCCCAATTGTTTTCTAAATCTTGTGCAAACTTAGGTTCGTTAAGTAATAATTTATTTAACCCTTTTAAAGTCGATTGAAAAGCAATAAGTGTATGTCCAAAAGGGACACCAACATTACGCAATACAGTACTATCTGTTAAGTCACGTTGTAAACGTGAAATTGGTAATTTTGCCGATAAATGTTCGAAAATTGCATTTGCAAGACCTAAATTACCTTCAGAATTTTCAAAATCAATAGGATTTACTTTATGTGGCATTGCACTACTTCCAACTTCTCCAGCTTTAATTTTCTGCTTAAAGTAATCCATAGACACATAAGTCCAAATATCACGATCTAAATCAATAATAATAGTGTTTATACGCTTTAAACAATCGAACAAAGCAGCCATATGGTCGTAATGCTCAACTTGTGTTGTTGGGAAAGAATGTGATAATCCTAATTTTTCTTGTACAAAAGTACCACCAAAAGTTTTCCAATCTATAGTTGGATAGGCTACTTTATGTGCATTAAAATTACCTGTTGCACCACCAAATTTAGCAGCACTTGGTATATCGTTTAATAAATTAAATTGTTCTTTTAAACGCACTACAAATACTTCAATCTCTTTCCCTAAGCGAGTAGGAGAAGCTGGCTGACCATGAGTTCTTGCTAACATTGGTATATTTGCCCAATCACTAGCTAGTTCTTCTAAGCGTTTTAATAACTCGAAATAACGAGGTACATAGACATCGTTCATAGCTTCCTTAATACTTAAAGGTATTGCAGTATTGTTTATATCTTGAGACGTTAAACCAAAGTGAATAAATTCTTTGTATTGTTCTAAGCCAAGTTTATCAAACTCCTTTTTAATAAAGTATTCAACAGCTTTTACATCGTGGTTTGTAACACTTTCAATGTCCTTAATCGCTTGTGCATCTTCAGTAGTGAACTCTTTATATATTTTACGTAAATCTTCAAAAACAGAAGGATTAACACCTTCTAATTGTGGTAAAGGTTGTTCGCAAAGCGCAATAAAATATTCTATTTCAACTAGAACACGGTATTTAATTAAGGCTTCTTCAC includes these proteins:
- a CDS encoding diphthine--ammonia ligase gives rise to the protein MSNKTYFNWSTGKDSALALYHLLKDERFTVEKLVTSVNSHYNRVTMHGLPVSLLIKQAELLEIPLQTINLPEQPSMEDYETIMTQAISRLKAEGFTHSVFGDIFLEDLKAYRETNLSKVGISTVFPLWKRDTKALITEFLDLGFKAIVVCASAKHLSEDFVGKTLTKELIENLPEDVDVCGENGEFHTFCYDGPIFTTPVPFSIGEKIYREYDTPNTENEKTGFWFCDLY
- a CDS encoding S41 family peptidase, encoding MKTPKIILATLLLPLLFTSCFEDLDDNPISTLDINEFVYSGLDSYYLYKDSVPNLIEDKANSSNFSSYLNGFNSPESLFESLIYDRTNTDRFSWITDDYIALEQQFDGITKSNGMEFGLKRYTPGGNELYGVVRFILPNTSAETNGLQRGDLFNAVNGTQLTISNWRTLLGQNNYTLNFAEYNDNGTSGTNDDTIDATTNTVALSKIQYTENPVFKTEILQVEGENVGYLMYNGFVSNFNNALNSAFGAFQANNVQHLVLDLRYNPGGSVNTATLLGSLVTGSNTGQVFAKLKYNSQQQGNNFNYTFVDNNNGSTLNNLNLNKVYVLATGSSASASEMVINSLDAYIEVIQIGTQTVGKSQASITLYDSPDFTRSQPDPRHTYAMQPLVAITVNKNDDQVPAEGLNPLIEIEEQVNNYGVLGNVNEPLLAEALAHIAATNKVASTKKGKVSKTIFDSNDLLPHSKEMYIE
- a CDS encoding RNA polymerase sigma factor is translated as MTQLEFLNIVTPFKDKVFRLAKRLLVSREEAEDATQEVLIKLWKNKTKIKDYKNVEAFSMTMTKNFCYDKLKSKQAQNLKIVHSNYQDHSISLQKEVELNDSIDWVGKIMESLPEQQKMVVQLRDIEQYDFKEIAEMLDMNETAIRVALSRARKTIREKLTNTHNYGVK
- a CDS encoding DUF4252 domain-containing protein; this translates as MKKSIIVFAFAILLMPLTAMAQSDIFDKYSDNDNVTYASIKPKMFQMLAKINVQTDDKEAQEFMDMVKSITSFKTLATDDKAVAGDIAKWVKSRSSSLEELMEIKDDGVVVRFYVKEGKNEDHVAELLMFVNGLDAITKDLEVSVNGKKRGMESVLVSFVGDIDLNQLSKLINAFDLPGGKELDKKNNK
- a CDS encoding DUF4252 domain-containing protein, with the protein product MKSIIKTVCFSLFLALALVSCKDEASIQNYFVEHQDLPEFLTIDLSAKMIDISKVELNEEEKVVYNSFEKVNILAYKAKDVSKENYTQELEKVKTIFKNKKYSELMEFSDNGMKFRVNTIGDDDAVDEFLVLASSNEFGFAVVRVLGDDMKPEKLYQLISQMQNADVDGNQLQKVMDYFKG
- the purB gene encoding adenylosuccinate lyase; amino-acid sequence: MSLNALNAISPIDGRYRNKIEILGDYFSEEALIKYRVLVEIEYFIALCEQPLPQLEGVNPSVFEDLRKIYKEFTTEDAQAIKDIESVTNHDVKAVEYFIKKEFDKLGLEQYKEFIHFGLTSQDINNTAIPLSIKEAMNDVYVPRYFELLKRLEELASDWANIPMLARTHGQPASPTRLGKEIEVFVVRLKEQFNLLNDIPSAAKFGGATGNFNAHKVAYPTIDWKTFGGTFVQEKLGLSHSFPTTQVEHYDHMAALFDCLKRINTIIIDLDRDIWTYVSMDYFKQKIKAGEVGSSAMPHKVNPIDFENSEGNLGLANAIFEHLSAKLPISRLQRDLTDSTVLRNVGVPFGHTLIAFQSTLKGLNKLLLNEPKFAQDLENNWAVVAEAIQTILRREAYPNPYEALKGLTRTNEAITKTSISNFIDTLEVSDAIKTELKAISPSNYTGI